The DNA sequence AATTGAACAGCGCGGCGGCGTTGCGGGTAGTGGCTTCGGCCACGGCCTCGGGCGACTGGCCCAGTAAGGCAGCCACGCGGTGCAGCACCAAGGGCAGGTAGGCGGGCTCGTTGCGCTTGCCGCGATGGGGCACGGGGGCCAGGTAGGGGCAGTCGGTTTCGAGCAGCAGGTGCTCCAGGCCAATGCCGGGCAGGAATTGGTCAGCCCCGCCGTTTTTGAACGTGGCCACCCCGCCAATGCCCAGCTTGAAGCCCAGCCCGATGGCCTGCGCCGCTTCCGCAGGCGTGCCCGAGAAGCAGTGAAACACCCCGCGCAGGGTGCCGTCCTGGGCCGCCGCTACCAGGGCCACGGTTTCGGCGAAGGCCTCGCGGGTGTGCAGCACGATGGGCAGGCGGTGCTGCTTGGCCAGGTTCAGCTGAATTTTCAGGGCCTCCTGCTGCTCGGCGAGCAGAGTTTTGTCCCAGTACAGGTCGAGCCCGGCCTCGCCCACGGCGGCAAAGGGGCGGCGGCCCAGCCACTCCTCCACTTCGTAGAGCTGCGCTTCGAAGTTGCGCGTTACGGAGCACGGGTGCAGGCCCATCATGGCGAAGCAGGTTTCGGGGGCTTCGGCTTCCAGGGCCAGCATGCCGTCGATGCTGCTGTGGTCGATGTTGGGCATGACGATGGTGCCCACGCCCGCATCCTGGGCGCGGCGCAGGGCA is a window from the Hymenobacter nivis genome containing:
- a CDS encoding TatD family hydrolase, with the translated sequence MHLTDSHAHLYSEQFGPDRLAALRRAQDAGVGTIVMPNIDHSSIDGMLALEAEAPETCFAMMGLHPCSVTRNFEAQLYEVEEWLGRRPFAAVGEAGLDLYWDKTLLAEQQEALKIQLNLAKQHRLPIVLHTREAFAETVALVAAAQDGTLRGVFHCFSGTPAEAAQAIGLGFKLGIGGVATFKNGGADQFLPGIGLEHLLLETDCPYLAPVPHRGKRNEPAYLPLVLHRVAALLGQSPEAVAEATTRNAAALFNL